In Diorhabda carinulata isolate Delta chromosome 6, icDioCari1.1, whole genome shotgun sequence, a single genomic region encodes these proteins:
- the LOC130895200 gene encoding myb-like protein X isoform X2 produces the protein MDVETELPIESDLNEARKNEDIKKPVDMEKSKERKSNVKPKRSSRSRTPQKKIEESKVLQIPLKKLDGELNGHEEKILKAIEEKQEDNKCEDEKVETIKELSETNGSVPEPNKTDSANNTLKEETDKQTENNVSGANEKAQENGKEELNEENIVKDKEVAENEESPKKNGKEELKTSERDSVEMEPLVVSDEVESELQFLEENSDKESGKGSPIIHRCATRRSYTRNIPTPKTPKLTEDPDSEKNYQTEENVCYLPNDIPKTGSNETEDSLDIANMSTAVEVGSDTTLVTFAEANDSIPPLDESYLQRLRERGLMARRPLRATEDYRTRVLRNAQSRSDLNFSYDSVEKVNTGIKRKSRSTTPEETKKFKSESPGYRNFFSSPITNLKKKFRPDERSSTPELLGYKDEKRNIHFNDDFDDHQIQETGDDEKKHWCSIM, from the exons ATGGACGTTGAAACAGAACTTCCAATAGAAAGTGATTTGAATGAGGcaagaaaaaatgaagatataaaaaaaccaGTGGATATGGAAAAATCCAAAGAGCGCAAATCAAAtgttaaaccaaaacgaagcaGTCGATCAAGGACTCCccaaaagaaaatagaagagTCGAAGGTTTTACAaattcctttaaaaaaattagatggaGAACTTAATGGACATGAAGAAAAGATTCTCAAAGCTATAGAAGAAAAACAAGAAGATAACAAATGTGAAGACGAAAAGGTAGAAACTATAAAAGAACTTTCAGAAACAAATGGTTCAGTTCCTGAACCGAATAAAACAGATTCAGCTaacaatacattaaaagaagaaacagATAAGCAAACAGAAAATAACGTCAGTGGAGCAAATGAAAAAGCCCAAGAAAATGGCAAAGAAGaactaaatgaagaaaatattgtcaAGGATAAAGAAGTTGCAGAAAATGAAGAATCTCCTAAAAAGAATGGTAAAGAAGAATTGAAAACCTCGGAGCGAGATTCAGTTGAAATGGAACCACTGGTAGTGAGTGATGAA GTTGAATCTGAATTGCAATTTCTAGAAGAAAATTCCGATAAAGAATCTGGAAAAGGTTCACCTATTATTCATAGATGTGCTACTAGACGGTCCTACACTCGCAATATTCCTACACCAAAAACACCAAAATTAACTGAAGATCCcgattctgaaaaaaattatcaaactgAAGAAAATGTATG ttacttGCCAAATGATATACCAAAGACAGGATCAAACGAGACTGAAGATTCATTAGATATTGCCAATATGTCCACAGCTGTAGAAGTGGGAAGTGATACTACTCTTGTAACATTCGCAGAAGCAAACGATTCTATTCCTCCTTTAGATGAGTCTTACTTACAGCGACTTAGGGAAAGAGGTCTAATGGCAAGACGACCTCTACGTGCAACTGAGGATTATCGAACGAGGGTTTTAAGAAATGCACAATCTAGATCCGATCTAAACTTTTCCTACGATTCAGTAGAAAAAGTGAACACAGGTATCAAACGCAAAAGTCGCAGTACGACGCCGGAggaaactaaaaaatttaaatcggAATCTCCTGGTTATAGAAACTTCTTCAGTAGCCCCATCaccaatttaaagaaaaaatttcgaCCCGACGAGAGGTCTAGCACGCCAGAGTTGTTAGGTTATAAGgacgaaaaaagaaatatacattttaacGATGATTTTGATGATCACCAGATACAGGAGACTGGAGATGATGAAAAGAAACATTGGTGTTCAATTATGTAA
- the LOC130895200 gene encoding myb-like protein X isoform X1 gives MQCIFKIWDYYQRFWLNKNETHFTMDVETELPIESDLNEARKNEDIKKPVDMEKSKERKSNVKPKRSSRSRTPQKKIEESKVLQIPLKKLDGELNGHEEKILKAIEEKQEDNKCEDEKVETIKELSETNGSVPEPNKTDSANNTLKEETDKQTENNVSGANEKAQENGKEELNEENIVKDKEVAENEESPKKNGKEELKTSERDSVEMEPLVVSDEVESELQFLEENSDKESGKGSPIIHRCATRRSYTRNIPTPKTPKLTEDPDSEKNYQTEENVCYLPNDIPKTGSNETEDSLDIANMSTAVEVGSDTTLVTFAEANDSIPPLDESYLQRLRERGLMARRPLRATEDYRTRVLRNAQSRSDLNFSYDSVEKVNTGIKRKSRSTTPEETKKFKSESPGYRNFFSSPITNLKKKFRPDERSSTPELLGYKDEKRNIHFNDDFDDHQIQETGDDEKKHWCSIM, from the exons ATGCAATGTATTTTTAAGATTTGGGATTACTATCAACGGTTCTGGTTGAATAAGAATGag ACCCACTTCACAATGGACGTTGAAACAGAACTTCCAATAGAAAGTGATTTGAATGAGGcaagaaaaaatgaagatataaaaaaaccaGTGGATATGGAAAAATCCAAAGAGCGCAAATCAAAtgttaaaccaaaacgaagcaGTCGATCAAGGACTCCccaaaagaaaatagaagagTCGAAGGTTTTACAaattcctttaaaaaaattagatggaGAACTTAATGGACATGAAGAAAAGATTCTCAAAGCTATAGAAGAAAAACAAGAAGATAACAAATGTGAAGACGAAAAGGTAGAAACTATAAAAGAACTTTCAGAAACAAATGGTTCAGTTCCTGAACCGAATAAAACAGATTCAGCTaacaatacattaaaagaagaaacagATAAGCAAACAGAAAATAACGTCAGTGGAGCAAATGAAAAAGCCCAAGAAAATGGCAAAGAAGaactaaatgaagaaaatattgtcaAGGATAAAGAAGTTGCAGAAAATGAAGAATCTCCTAAAAAGAATGGTAAAGAAGAATTGAAAACCTCGGAGCGAGATTCAGTTGAAATGGAACCACTGGTAGTGAGTGATGAA GTTGAATCTGAATTGCAATTTCTAGAAGAAAATTCCGATAAAGAATCTGGAAAAGGTTCACCTATTATTCATAGATGTGCTACTAGACGGTCCTACACTCGCAATATTCCTACACCAAAAACACCAAAATTAACTGAAGATCCcgattctgaaaaaaattatcaaactgAAGAAAATGTATG ttacttGCCAAATGATATACCAAAGACAGGATCAAACGAGACTGAAGATTCATTAGATATTGCCAATATGTCCACAGCTGTAGAAGTGGGAAGTGATACTACTCTTGTAACATTCGCAGAAGCAAACGATTCTATTCCTCCTTTAGATGAGTCTTACTTACAGCGACTTAGGGAAAGAGGTCTAATGGCAAGACGACCTCTACGTGCAACTGAGGATTATCGAACGAGGGTTTTAAGAAATGCACAATCTAGATCCGATCTAAACTTTTCCTACGATTCAGTAGAAAAAGTGAACACAGGTATCAAACGCAAAAGTCGCAGTACGACGCCGGAggaaactaaaaaatttaaatcggAATCTCCTGGTTATAGAAACTTCTTCAGTAGCCCCATCaccaatttaaagaaaaaatttcgaCCCGACGAGAGGTCTAGCACGCCAGAGTTGTTAGGTTATAAGgacgaaaaaagaaatatacattttaacGATGATTTTGATGATCACCAGATACAGGAGACTGGAGATGATGAAAAGAAACATTGGTGTTCAATTATGTAA
- the LOC130895061 gene encoding cullin-4A-like produces MSVQKVKMARKTIMLKCFQEREKSMEVTTNAINSLESDLHCILNSVQRKLSLQELFGIVENLHNTHRHVLYEKLNGILEEVLTQKLEYLLNNTDQLLFIFNNIWIEFCTNIATVKNIFLKCDRSSQNSNKYNTVHQLTTNLFKNIIMGNHKIKNCLTTGILEVIYKQRRGNAIDVDLLKSLLEMLNELQVYSNMFQNEFLKNTKIFYLDEGSVLINAIDIRAYLRHCHARIKEELIRGQLYLKKSTSNAVLELLTENLIKERLPEILAKIFILLDKGVVDKIDLKILYDLVRKVNVGLNNLIVHFIEFIMKRGNFIVSKPENDKYMIQELLDLKDELDDIVEHGFQANDIFNDIIRNCFVKFMNSKQNKLSQLLAKYVDLKLKSRDISEEQLDNVFDKVMVLFRYIQGKDIFEAFYKKDLAKRLLLGKSTSQDAEDSMIGKLKAECGTGFTSKIEGMFQDINISQSMNNAFKQHLCHTCSPISSDLCINVLTSSFWPNYPTFKVNLPAELINFQDTFQKFYSINHSGRKLFWQPNLGHCIVKAYFENGKKELQVSLLQTIVLLLFNDSQKLTFREIYEITNIEMEELKRILISLVYVKNRVLLKQSKTKDIEPEDTFCINTKFTDKLFRVKINQIQLKETVEEQQATEKSVLVDRQFQIDAAIVRILKNKKKIGHNELISELFNNLDIPVKPYDLKKRIELLIEREYIDRDKDDPNSYIYIA; encoded by the coding sequence atgtcaGTTCAGAAAGTGAAAATGGCGAGAAAAACTATAATGTTAAAGTGTTTTCAAGAAAGAGAAAAATCCATGGAAGTTACAACAAATGCGATTAATTCCTTAGAATCGGATTTACATTGTATCCTGAATTCGGTGCAACGAAAATTATCTTTACAAGAATTATTTGGAATCGTGGAGAACCTACATAATACCCATCGCcatgttttatatgaaaaacttaATGGTATTCTGGAAGAGgtattaacacaaaaattggaatatttacTAAATAATACCGACCAATTGTTgttcattttcaacaatatatGGATAGAATTTTGTACAAACATTGCAacagtcaaaaatatttttttgaaatgtgacAGATCATCCCAAAACAGCAACAAATATAATACCGTCCATCAACTCActactaatttattcaaaaatattataatgggaaaccacaaaattaaaaattgtttaacgACCGGAATTTTGGAAGTTATTTATAAGCAAAGAAGAGGAAATGCTATTGACGTTGATTTACTAAAATCGCTTTTGGAAATGTTGAACGAACTGCAAgtatattcaaatatgtttcaaaatgaatttttaaaaaacactaaaatattttatctcgACGAGGGTAGCGTTTTAATTAACGCTATAGATATACGGGCATATTTAAGACATTGTCATGCTAgaataaaagaagaattgaTTAGAGGACAACTGTATCTAAAAAAATCTACATCAAACGCAGTTTTAGAACTCctaacagaaaatttaataaaagaacgcCTTCCAGAAATATtggcaaaaatatttattttattagataaaGGCGTCGTAGATAAAatcgatttgaaaatattatacgaTTTAGTAAGAAAAGTTAACGTCGGTTTGAATAACCTCATTGTCCACTTCAtagaatttattatgaaaagagGAAATTTCATCGTGAGTAAACCGGAAAATGATAAATACATGATACAAGAGTTGTTGGATTTAAAAGATGAGTTGGATGATATTGTTGAACATGGATTCCAAGCTAACGATATTTTCAACGATATTATAAGAAATTGTTTCGTGAAATTCATGAATAGTAAGCAGAATAAGTTGTCTCAATTGTTAGCGAAATACGttgatttgaaattgaaatcgaGAGATATATCAGAAGAGCAACTAGATAACGTTTTTGACAAAGTAATGGTACTGTTTAGATACATTCAAGGGAAAGATATTTTCGAAGctttctacaaaaaagatttaGCAAAAAGATTACTATTGGGAAAATCTACTAGTCAAGATGCTGAAGATAGTATGATCGGCAAATTAAAAGCGGAATGCGGCACGGGATTTACTTCAAAAATAGAAGGGATGTTTCAAGATATTAACATCAGTCAAAGCATGAACAACGCTTTCAAGCAACATTTATGTCATACGTGCTCTCCAATATCCTCCGATCTTTGTATCAACGTACTAACTAGTAGTTTTTGGCCAAATTATCCCACTTTCAAAGTGAATTTACCCGCAGAATTGATCAACTTTCAAGATACTTTCCAGAAGTTTTACTCTATCAATCATAGCGGAAGAAAATTGTTTTGGCAACCAAATTTGGGGCATTGTATTGTGAAAGCATATTTCGAAAACGGTAAAAAAGAACTGCAAGTTTCCCTATTGCAAACTATAGTTTTATTACTATTCAACGATTCTCAAAAATTAACGTTCAGGGAAATATACGAAATCACAAACATCGAAATGGAGGAATTGAAAAGAATATTAATATCTTTGGTTTACGTTAAAAATAGAGTGTTATTGAAACAATCAAAAACCAAAGATATAGAACCCGAAGATACATTCTGCATCAATACTAAATTCACTGATAAATTATTCAGAGTTAAAATTAATCAGATTCAGTTGAAGGAAACTGTTGAAGAACAACAAGCAACTGAAAAAAGTGTCCTTGTCGATAGGCAGTTTCAAATAGATGCAGCGATTGTGAgaatattgaagaataaaaagAAGATCGGGCATAACGAGTTGATTTCTGAATTGTTCAATAATTTAGATATACCAGTGAAACCGTACGATTTGAAGAAGAGGATTGAACTTTTGATCGAAAGAGAGTATATAGATAGAGATAAAGATGATCCAaatagttatatttatattgctTAA